A single region of the Brachypodium distachyon strain Bd21 chromosome 3, Brachypodium_distachyon_v3.0, whole genome shotgun sequence genome encodes:
- the LOC100827283 gene encoding protein RAFTIN 1B, producing the protein MARFLVLAFLAASLVAAGWPLGQAAPAKSTAEVFWRAALPDSPLPDAILRLLRPAPAAESGFVSRGAEDEEATNKPPFNYQDYKRPSGNGAASLAGDSPFGYKYQALSSSGKRAAAVGAARDFDYDDYSASEEEKRAGTGKQMAPSGYDYKKAAGERRRRAAAPPPSPFMYAYKTTSATAGNGKPKPPKPAPSPFMYAYVKKKASTATGANGKTTTVFFHEEAVRVGERLRFHFPPASPAPLGLLPRHVADSIPFSPGSLPAALATLGVAPDSAMARRMEATLSTCDDEASPAITGESKFCAASLEALVEGAMASLGTRDIRPLTSRVPRAGAPAQTYAVRAVRAVEGGPVFVACHDEPYPYAVYRCHTTGPARAYVVDMDGEDGGDKVTLAAVCHTDTSLWNPDHVSFQLLATKPGGAPVCHLMPYGHVLWGKDVKRSPA; encoded by the exons ATGGCGCgcttcctcgtcctcgccttCCTCGCAGCCAGCTTAGTCGCG GCTGGATGGCCGCTGGgccaggcggcgccggcgaagtCGACGGCCGAGGTGTTCTGgcgcgccgcgctgccggaCTCGCCCTTGCCGGACGCCATccttcgcctcctccgccctgCACCTGCTGCTG AGAGCGGCTTCGTGAGCAGAGGAgccgaggacgaggaggcgaCCAACAAGCCCCCCTTCAACTACCAAGACTACAAGCGCCCCTCCGGCAAtggcgccgcctccctcgcaGGCGACTCGCCGTTCGGCTACAAGTACCAAGCGTTATCGTCGTCGGGCAAACGCGCTGCCGCTGTCGGAGCAGCGCGGGATTTCGACTACGACGACTACAGCGcctcggaggaggagaaacgCGCCGGGACCGGCAAGCAAATGGCGCCTTCCGGGTACGACTACAAGAAGGCAGCCGGAGAGCGCCGCCGCAGGgccgccgctccgccgccgtcgccgttcaTGTACGCCTACAAAACGACGAGTGCCACCGCCGGCAATGGCAAGCCTAAGCCGCCTAAGCCCGCGCCCTCGCCCTTCATGTACGCCTACGTCAAGAAGAAGGCGTCAACCGCGACGGGTGCCAACGGCAAGACGACGACGGTGTTCTTCCACGAGGAGGCGGTGCGCGTCGGCGAGAGGCTCCGCTTCCACTTCCCGCCGGCTTCCCCGGCCCcactcggcctcctcccgcgccacgtggccgacTCCATCCCCTTCAGTCCCGGCTCCCTCCCGGCTGCCCTGGCCACGCTCGGCGTCGCCCCGGACTCCGCCATGGCACGCCGCATGGAAGCGACCCTCAGCACCTGCGACGACGAAGCCTCGCCCGCCATCACGGGCGAGTCCAAGTTCTGCGCGGCTTCCCTGGAAGCCCTTGTGGAAGGCGCCATGGCGTCGCTGGGCACCAGAGACATCAGGCCGCTCACGTCCCGGGTGCCGCGGGCCGGCGCGCCGGCCCAGACGTACGCGGTCCGGGCCGTGCGGGCCGTGGAGGGCGGGCCGGTCTTCGTGGCCTGCCACGACGAGCCCTACCCGTACGCCGTGTACCGGTGCCACACCACGGGTCCGGCCAGGGCCTACGTCGTCGACATggacggcgaggacggcggggACAAGGTGACGCTGGCCGCCGTGTGCCACACCGACACGTCGCTGTGGAACCCGGACCACGTGTCCTTCCAGCTCCTCGCCACCAAGCCCGGCGGCGCGCCCGTGTGCCACCTCATGCCCTACGGCCACGTGCTCTGGGGCAAGGACGTCAAGCGCTCGCCGGCGTGA
- the LOC100826980 gene encoding phosphatidylinositol/phosphatidylcholine transfer protein SFH8 isoform X2, with the protein MSVIHADDVEISLCDGNSEDERRRRKIGSLRRKAIHALKKRGRRRVDFRFPAAISIEDVRDAEEERAVAAFRDCLAAHGLLPEKHDDYHMILRFLKARKFDTEKAMQMWGDMLRWRKEFDVDTILEDFEFHELDEVLCYYPQGYHGVDREGRPVYIERLGKVDPNKLMQITSVERYIKYHVQEFERAFRERFPACTLAAKRHIDSTTTILDVQGVGFKNFSKIARELVHRMQKIDSDYYPETLHQMFVVNGGSGFKLIWNSVKGFLDPKTSSKIHVLGSNYQSRLLEVIDPSELPEFLGGSCSCADKGGCLGSNKGPWNDPFILKLIHNLEAGCARDIKPISDGEEQSNSSLRLEQLKWQGMISDTSNAESGSDVDDLGSSFVPKGTEYGCLTPVHEENFLDISLETGRGARQTTESVPKRRVDNRQSSTNGNHQDLGNNAGNLDGTILPRGLENFVKVVLTALIKLFSFFRLFICAPQRRLEQAHPFPEPVPAAEKPQPRTISDDDMIACLQRIENLESLCNQLASKPPEIPEDKEQILQNSFERIRSIEADLERTKRVLHSTLAKQQSLVERLEAVQESSRVRKRLFCS; encoded by the exons ATGTCAG TGATCCATGCGGACGATGTCGAGATATCGCTGTGCGACGGCAACTCGGAGGACGAGCGCCGACGCCGGAAAATCGGGTCGCTGCGGCGGAAGGCCATCCACGCGCTCAAGAagcgcggcaggcggcgcgtCGACTTCCGCTTCCCGGCGGCCATCTCCATCGAGGACGTCCGTgacgccgaggaggagcgcgccgtcgccgccttccgcgACTGTCTCGCCGCGCACGGGCTCCTCCCCGAAAAGCACGATGACTACCACATGATTCTAAG GTTCTTGAAAGCCAGGAAGTTTGACACCGAGAAGGCAATGCAGATGTGGGGAGACATGCTAAGATGGAGGAAAGAGTTTGACGTTGACACAATCCTTGAG GATTTTGAGTTTCATGAACTGGATGAGGTACTGTGCTACTACCCACAGGGCTACCATGGCGTCGACCGAGAGGGCCGCCCAGTTTACATCGAGAGGCTCGGAAAGGTCGACCCCAACAAGCTCATGCAGATTACCTCTGTGGAGAGGTACATCAAGTACCATGTTCAGGAGTTTGAGAGGGCCTTCAGGGAGAGGTTCCCTGCCTGCACATTGGCTGCCAAGAGGCACATTGACTCCACTACCACAATCTTGGATGTCCAGGGTGTG GGTTTtaagaatttctccaagattgcaaGGGAGCTTGTACACCGAATGCAGAAGATCGACAGTGACTATTATCCTGAG ACGTTGCATCAAATGTTTGTTGTGAATGGAGGCAGTGGGTTCAAGTTGATCTGGAACAGTGTGAAGGGCTTCCTTGACCCAAAAACTTCATCAAAGATTCAT GTTCTCGGTTCCAACTACCAGAGTAGACTTCTTGAAGTAATTGACCCAAG TGAGTTGCCAGAGTTCCTTGGTGGTTCATGCTCATGTGCTGATAAGGGTGGCTGTCTTGGGTCGAACAAGGGGCCATGGAATGATCCTTTTATTTTGAAG CTGATACACAATTTGGAGGCTGGTTGTGCAAGGGATATAAAGCCAATTTCCGATGGTGAAGAACAAAGCAATTCTTCTCTTCGGTTAGAACAGTTAAAG TGGCAGGGCATGATTAGCGACACGTCGAATGCTGAATCAGGTTCAGATGTTGATGACTTGGGCTCATCATTTGTTCCTAAAGGCACTGAATATGGTTGCCTCACTCCAGTCCATGAGGAA AATTTCCTGGATATTTCTCTTGAAACCGGCAGGGGAGCGCGACAAACTACTGAAAGTGTGCCAAAGCGACGAGTTGATAACAGGCAATCTTCCACCAATGGAAATCATCAGGATTTAG GGAACAATGCTGGCAATCTGGATGGTACAATTCTCCCAAGAGGCTTGGAaaattttgtcaaagttgTGCTCACAGCCTTGATCAAGCTATTCTCTTTCTTCCGCCTTTTCATCTGTGCACCACAGAGGAGGCTTGAACAGGCGCATCCTTTTCCCGAACCAGTCCCAGCTGCAGAGAAGCCACAGCCTCGAACTATAAGCGACGATGATATGATTGCCTGCTTACAGCGTATCGAAAATCTTGAATCTTTGTGCAACCAACTTGCCAGCAAACCACCAGAGATTCCCGAGGACAAAGAGCAAATACTACAGAACTCGTTTGAGCGCATCAGATCCATTGAGGCTGACCTGGAGAGGACCAAAAGA GTACTGCACTCTACGCTGGCTAAGCAGCAGTCGTTGGTGGAGAGACTGGAAGCTGTACAGGAGTCCTCGAGAGTCAGG AAGAGGTTGTTTTGTTCATAG
- the LOC100826980 gene encoding phosphatidylinositol/phosphatidylcholine transfer protein SFH6 isoform X1, protein MSVIHADDVEISLCDGNSEDERRRRKIGSLRRKAIHALKKRGRRRVDFRFPAAISIEDVRDAEEERAVAAFRDCLAAHGLLPEKHDDYHMILRFLKARKFDTEKAMQMWGDMLRWRKEFDVDTILEDFEFHELDEVLCYYPQGYHGVDREGRPVYIERLGKVDPNKLMQITSVERYIKYHVQEFERAFRERFPACTLAAKRHIDSTTTILDVQGVGFKNFSKIARELVHRMQKIDSDYYPETLHQMFVVNGGSGFKLIWNSVKGFLDPKTSSKIHVLGSNYQSRLLEVIDPSELPEFLGGSCSCADKGGCLGSNKGPWNDPFILKLIHNLEAGCARDIKPISDGEEQSNSSLRLEQLKWQGMISDTSNAESGSDVDDLGSSFVPKGTEYGCLTPVHEEVKGIDSLTYFICDDQNFLDISLETGRGARQTTESVPKRRVDNRQSSTNGNHQDLGNNAGNLDGTILPRGLENFVKVVLTALIKLFSFFRLFICAPQRRLEQAHPFPEPVPAAEKPQPRTISDDDMIACLQRIENLESLCNQLASKPPEIPEDKEQILQNSFERIRSIEADLERTKRVLHSTLAKQQSLVERLEAVQESSRVRKRLFCS, encoded by the exons ATGTCAG TGATCCATGCGGACGATGTCGAGATATCGCTGTGCGACGGCAACTCGGAGGACGAGCGCCGACGCCGGAAAATCGGGTCGCTGCGGCGGAAGGCCATCCACGCGCTCAAGAagcgcggcaggcggcgcgtCGACTTCCGCTTCCCGGCGGCCATCTCCATCGAGGACGTCCGTgacgccgaggaggagcgcgccgtcgccgccttccgcgACTGTCTCGCCGCGCACGGGCTCCTCCCCGAAAAGCACGATGACTACCACATGATTCTAAG GTTCTTGAAAGCCAGGAAGTTTGACACCGAGAAGGCAATGCAGATGTGGGGAGACATGCTAAGATGGAGGAAAGAGTTTGACGTTGACACAATCCTTGAG GATTTTGAGTTTCATGAACTGGATGAGGTACTGTGCTACTACCCACAGGGCTACCATGGCGTCGACCGAGAGGGCCGCCCAGTTTACATCGAGAGGCTCGGAAAGGTCGACCCCAACAAGCTCATGCAGATTACCTCTGTGGAGAGGTACATCAAGTACCATGTTCAGGAGTTTGAGAGGGCCTTCAGGGAGAGGTTCCCTGCCTGCACATTGGCTGCCAAGAGGCACATTGACTCCACTACCACAATCTTGGATGTCCAGGGTGTG GGTTTtaagaatttctccaagattgcaaGGGAGCTTGTACACCGAATGCAGAAGATCGACAGTGACTATTATCCTGAG ACGTTGCATCAAATGTTTGTTGTGAATGGAGGCAGTGGGTTCAAGTTGATCTGGAACAGTGTGAAGGGCTTCCTTGACCCAAAAACTTCATCAAAGATTCAT GTTCTCGGTTCCAACTACCAGAGTAGACTTCTTGAAGTAATTGACCCAAG TGAGTTGCCAGAGTTCCTTGGTGGTTCATGCTCATGTGCTGATAAGGGTGGCTGTCTTGGGTCGAACAAGGGGCCATGGAATGATCCTTTTATTTTGAAG CTGATACACAATTTGGAGGCTGGTTGTGCAAGGGATATAAAGCCAATTTCCGATGGTGAAGAACAAAGCAATTCTTCTCTTCGGTTAGAACAGTTAAAG TGGCAGGGCATGATTAGCGACACGTCGAATGCTGAATCAGGTTCAGATGTTGATGACTTGGGCTCATCATTTGTTCCTAAAGGCACTGAATATGGTTGCCTCACTCCAGTCCATGAGGAA GTAAAAGGCATAGATTCTTTAACTTACTTTATCTGCGATGATCAGAATTTCCTGGATATTTCTCTTGAAACCGGCAGGGGAGCGCGACAAACTACTGAAAGTGTGCCAAAGCGACGAGTTGATAACAGGCAATCTTCCACCAATGGAAATCATCAGGATTTAG GGAACAATGCTGGCAATCTGGATGGTACAATTCTCCCAAGAGGCTTGGAaaattttgtcaaagttgTGCTCACAGCCTTGATCAAGCTATTCTCTTTCTTCCGCCTTTTCATCTGTGCACCACAGAGGAGGCTTGAACAGGCGCATCCTTTTCCCGAACCAGTCCCAGCTGCAGAGAAGCCACAGCCTCGAACTATAAGCGACGATGATATGATTGCCTGCTTACAGCGTATCGAAAATCTTGAATCTTTGTGCAACCAACTTGCCAGCAAACCACCAGAGATTCCCGAGGACAAAGAGCAAATACTACAGAACTCGTTTGAGCGCATCAGATCCATTGAGGCTGACCTGGAGAGGACCAAAAGA GTACTGCACTCTACGCTGGCTAAGCAGCAGTCGTTGGTGGAGAGACTGGAAGCTGTACAGGAGTCCTCGAGAGTCAGG AAGAGGTTGTTTTGTTCATAG
- the LOC100836055 gene encoding transmembrane 9 superfamily member 12 — MAGAPRGSCCLAPLFWAVLLLIVSPGNAFYLPGSYMHTYSEGEEIWAKVNSLTSIETEMPFSYYSLPYCRPPGGIKKSAENLGELLMGDQIDNSPYRFRVNVNESLYLCTTKGLNENDAKLLKQRSRDLYQVNMMLDNLPVMRFTEQNGVTVQWTGFPVGYTPAGSTDDYIINHLKFKVLVHEYEGTNVEIIGTGEEGSAVVSEVDKKGMSGYQIVGFEVVPCSVKRDTEAFSKLNMHDKIEPVSCLLELRKSQVIRQQERITFTYDVEFVKSDIRWPSRWDAYLKMEAGANVHWFSIMNSLMVILFLAGIVFVIFLRTVRRDLTRYEELDKEAQAQMNEELSGWKLVVGDVFREPTCAKLLCIMIGDGVQILGMAIVTIVFSTLGFMSPASRGMLLTGMIILYLFLGIVAGYVSVRLWRTIKGTSEGWRSLSWSTACFFPGIMFMVLTILNFVLWGSKSTGALPISLFFTLLALWFCISVPLTLIGGLLGTRAEQIEFPVRTNQIPREIPARKYPSWFLVLGAGTLPFGTLFIELFFILSSIWLGRFYYVFGFLLIVLLLLVVVCAEVSVVLTYMNLCVEDWRWWWKAFFASGSVALYVFLYSINYLVFDLRSLSGPVSAMLYIGYSFLMAFAIMLATGTIGFLTSFYFVHYLFASVKID; from the coding sequence ATGGCCGGGGCGCCGCGTGGTTCTTGTTGTCTGGCTCCCTTATTTTGGGCTGTGCTGTTGCTGATTGTGTCTCCAGGCAATGCATTCTACTTGCCTGGCAGCTATATGCATACCTACTCCGAAGGTGAGGAAATATGGGCAAAGGTTAATTCACTCACGTCCATTGAGACCGAGATGCCGTTCAGCTACTACAGTCTGCCCTACTGCCGTCCCCCTGGCGGCATCAAGAAGAGCGCCGAGAACCTGGGTGAGCTTCTCATGGGTGATCAGATTGACAACTCGCCCTACCGGTTCCGTGTGAATGTTAACGAGTCCCTGTACCTCTGCACAACGAAAGGGCTTAATGAGAATGATGCAAAGCTTCTCAAGCAGCGCTCCCGTGATCTTTACCAGGTCAACATGATGCTTGACAATCTGCCTGTCATGCGTTTTACTGAGCAGAATGGTGTCACGGTACAGTGGACTGGCTTTCCTGTGGGTTACACTCCAGCTGGTAGCACTGATGATTATATCATCAACCATTTGAAGTTTAAGGTCTTGGTCCATGAGTACGAGGGAACAAATGTGGAAATCATCGGCACTGGAGAAGAAGGATCTGCTGTCGTCTCAGAGGTTGATAAGAAGGGGATGTCTGGGTATCAGATTGTTGGTTTTGAGGTTGTGCCTTGCAGTGTGAAGCGTGACACCGAAGCTTTCTCTAAGCTTAACATGCATGATAAAATTGAACCTGTGAGCTGCCTGTTGGAGCTTCGGAAGTCTCAAGTGATCAGGCAACAGGAGAGAATCACATTTACTTATGATGTTGAGTTTGTGAAGAGCGACATCAGGTGGCCATCTAGGTGGGATGCTTATCTGAAGATGGAGGCTGGTGCCAATGTCCACTGGTTCTCTATAATGAACTCTCTCATGGTGATCTTGTTCTTGGCCGGGATTGTCTTTGTCATATTCCTGAGAACTGTAAGAAGGGACCTCACTAGGTATGAAGAGCTTGACAAGGAAGCACAAGCACAGATGAATGAGGAGCTATCTGGGTGGAAACTTGTGGTTGGAGATGTATTCAGAGAGCCAACTTGCGCCAAGCTGTTATGTATCATGATTGGTGATGGGGTTCAGATTCTGGGAATGGCAATTGTAACAATTGTCTTTTCCACACTTGGGTTCATGTCTCCAGCTTCAAGAGGAATGCTTCTTACTGGGATGATTATTCTCTACCTTTTCCTTGGCATTGTAGCTGGGTATGTCAGTGTTCGGCTATGGAGGACTATTAAGGGCACGTCCGAAGGATGGAGATCATTGTCCTGGTCAACTGCCTGCTTTTTCCCTGGCATCATGTTTATGGTCCTTACTATCTTAAACTTCGTGCTGTGGGGAAGCAAGAGCACCGGAGCTTTACCTATTTCGTTATTTTTCACCCTTCTGGCTCTGTGGTTCTGCATCTCTGTGCCGTTAACGCTTATTGGTGGCCTCCTTGGTACAAGAGCAGAGCAGATTGAATTCCCTGTTCGCACCAACCAGATTCCTAGAGAGATCCCTGCACGGAAATATCCATCATGGTTTCTCGTCCTTGGAGCAGGCACGCTGCCATTTGGAACCCTGTTTATTGAGCTGTTCTTCATTCTCTCGAGCATCTGGCTTGGAAGGTTCTACTATGTGTTTGGCTTCCTGCTGATTGTCCTGCTGCTCCTTGTCGTGGTTTGCGCTGAGGTGTCTGTTGTCCTAACATACATGAATCTGTGTGTCGAGgactggaggtggtggtggaaggCTTTCTTTGCGTCGGGCTCTGTTGCTCTTTACGTATTCCTCTACTCCATCAACTACTTGGTCTTTGATCTCAGAAGCTTGAGTGGGCCTGTATCTGCAATGCTTTACATCGGCTACTCATTCCTCATGGCATTTGCAATCATGCTTGCCACTGGAACCATCGGCTTCTTGACATCATTCTACTTCGTGCACTATCTCTTCGCGTCTGTGAAGATCGATTGA